A window from Triplophysa dalaica isolate WHDGS20190420 chromosome 3, ASM1584641v1, whole genome shotgun sequence encodes these proteins:
- the si:ch211-119o8.6 gene encoding zinc finger protein 271 isoform X4, with protein MNQTEPGVLGVSWDEEVDTDMMPHDPVPSTTFTLLGANESKVQPPVQPPSSLTATPKSSRSNLCPKCGKIFQKKSDLISHTKIHVLEKPYKCSTCEKSYAGKSELNLHMRLHTGEKLFQCSHCKKKFCRMNSLKVHLRTHTGEKPFSCSHCGKCFSQKNVLKNHVQLHEGNLRFQCDHCEKLFNTSAAMRRHKMTHTGEKPFVCTQCDKKFTAKPDLKTHLNSHSGNKPFGCSVCGKCFLRKPDLYTHQLSHQDVRPFHCTQCTLSFKRLSYLKSHMRTHSDDSPYKCTYCSKSFKLPVYLRVHERIHTGEKPYSCEQCGKRFHSSGDCTKHQQEHTGEKPYKCSKCDESFSHSCSLKMHQVTHSKDIPFHCEQCGKSFNRLDTLKNHKLIHTNDRQ; from the exons ATGAACCAAACCGAACCAGGAGTGCTGGGAGTGAGTTG GGACGAAGAGGTAGATACCGATATGATGCCACATGATCCCGTTCCTTCAACCACTTTCACGCTTTTGGGGGCCAATGAATCTAAAGTGCAACCTCCAGTGCAACCTCCATCATCACTCACAGCTACTCCTAAATCATCGAGGTCCAACCTGTGTCCAAAATGTGGCAagattttccaaaaaaagtCTGACCTCATATCCCACACGAAGATACACGTCCTAGAAAAGCCGTACAAGTGCTCCACCTGTGAAAAGAGTTATGCCGGTAAGAGTGAACTCAACTTACACATGCGACTGCACACGGGTGAGAAGCTTTTCCAGTGCTCGCACTGCAAGAAAAAGTTCTGCAGGATGAATTCTCTAAAGGTCCATTTAAGGACCCACACAGGGGAAAAACCCTTCTCTTGTTCTCATTGTGGGAAATGCTTTTCTCAGAAAAATGTTCTAAAAAATCACGTGCAGTTGCATGAAGGAAATCTGCGCTTTCAGTGCGATCATTGCGAGAAGCTTTTCAACACTTCAGCGGCTATGAGGAGACACAAAATGACCCACACTGGAGAGAAGCCTTTTGTATGCACACAATGTGACAAAAAGTTTACGGCAAAGCCTGATTTGAAAACTCACCTGAATAGCCATTCGGGGAACAAGCCGTTTGGCTGTTCTGTTTGTGGAAAGTGTTTCTTGAGAAAGCCAGATCTTTACACTCATCAGCTCAGTCATCAGGACGTCCGTCCTTTTCATTGCACACAGTGCACACTAAGCTTCAAAAGACTGAGCTACCTGAAATCACACATGAGGACCCACTCCGATGACAGCCCTTACAAGTGCACCTACTGCAGCAAATCCTTCAAGCTTCCCGTCTACCTAAGAGTGCACGAGCgcattcacactggagagaagcCTTACAGCTGTGAGCAGTGTGGGAAAAGGTTCCATTCATCCGGAGACTGTACCAAACACCAGCAGGAACACACTGGGGAAAAACCATACAAGTGCTCAAAATGTGATGAGAGCTTTAGCCACAGTTGCTCTTTAAAGATGCACCAGGTCACGCACTCCAAGGACATACCTTTCCACTGCGAGCAGTGCGGCAAGAGCTTTAACAGACTTGACACTCTGAAGAATCATAAGTTGATCCACACTAATGACAGACAGTGA
- the si:ch211-119o8.6 gene encoding gastrula zinc finger protein XlCGF17.1 isoform X5: MDEEVDTDMMPHDPVPSTTFTLLGANESKVQPPVQPPSSLTATPKSSRSNLCPKCGKIFQKKSDLISHTKIHVLEKPYKCSTCEKSYAGKSELNLHMRLHTGEKLFQCSHCKKKFCRMNSLKVHLRTHTGEKPFSCSHCGKCFSQKNVLKNHVQLHEGNLRFQCDHCEKLFNTSAAMRRHKMTHTGEKPFVCTQCDKKFTAKPDLKTHLNSHSGNKPFGCSVCGKCFLRKPDLYTHQLSHQDVRPFHCTQCTLSFKRLSYLKSHMRTHSDDSPYKCTYCSKSFKLPVYLRVHERIHTGEKPYSCEQCGKRFHSSGDCTKHQQEHTGEKPYKCSKCDESFSHSCSLKMHQVTHSKDIPFHCEQCGKSFNRLDTLKNHKLIHTNDRQ, translated from the exons at GGACGAAGAGGTAGATACCGATATGATGCCACATGATCCCGTTCCTTCAACCACTTTCACGCTTTTGGGGGCCAATGAATCTAAAGTGCAACCTCCAGTGCAACCTCCATCATCACTCACAGCTACTCCTAAATCATCGAGGTCCAACCTGTGTCCAAAATGTGGCAagattttccaaaaaaagtCTGACCTCATATCCCACACGAAGATACACGTCCTAGAAAAGCCGTACAAGTGCTCCACCTGTGAAAAGAGTTATGCCGGTAAGAGTGAACTCAACTTACACATGCGACTGCACACGGGTGAGAAGCTTTTCCAGTGCTCGCACTGCAAGAAAAAGTTCTGCAGGATGAATTCTCTAAAGGTCCATTTAAGGACCCACACAGGGGAAAAACCCTTCTCTTGTTCTCATTGTGGGAAATGCTTTTCTCAGAAAAATGTTCTAAAAAATCACGTGCAGTTGCATGAAGGAAATCTGCGCTTTCAGTGCGATCATTGCGAGAAGCTTTTCAACACTTCAGCGGCTATGAGGAGACACAAAATGACCCACACTGGAGAGAAGCCTTTTGTATGCACACAATGTGACAAAAAGTTTACGGCAAAGCCTGATTTGAAAACTCACCTGAATAGCCATTCGGGGAACAAGCCGTTTGGCTGTTCTGTTTGTGGAAAGTGTTTCTTGAGAAAGCCAGATCTTTACACTCATCAGCTCAGTCATCAGGACGTCCGTCCTTTTCATTGCACACAGTGCACACTAAGCTTCAAAAGACTGAGCTACCTGAAATCACACATGAGGACCCACTCCGATGACAGCCCTTACAAGTGCACCTACTGCAGCAAATCCTTCAAGCTTCCCGTCTACCTAAGAGTGCACGAGCgcattcacactggagagaagcCTTACAGCTGTGAGCAGTGTGGGAAAAGGTTCCATTCATCCGGAGACTGTACCAAACACCAGCAGGAACACACTGGGGAAAAACCATACAAGTGCTCAAAATGTGATGAGAGCTTTAGCCACAGTTGCTCTTTAAAGATGCACCAGGTCACGCACTCCAAGGACATACCTTTCCACTGCGAGCAGTGCGGCAAGAGCTTTAACAGACTTGACACTCTGAAGAATCATAAGTTGATCCACACTAATGACAGACAGTGA
- the si:ch211-119o8.6 gene encoding zinc finger protein 271 isoform X2, translated as MMSGIKDLPFVHIFSSKSLICASRDEEVDTDMMPHDPVPSTTFTLLGANESKVQPPVQPPSSLTATPKSSRSNLCPKCGKIFQKKSDLISHTKIHVLEKPYKCSTCEKSYAGKSELNLHMRLHTGEKLFQCSHCKKKFCRMNSLKVHLRTHTGEKPFSCSHCGKCFSQKNVLKNHVQLHEGNLRFQCDHCEKLFNTSAAMRRHKMTHTGEKPFVCTQCDKKFTAKPDLKTHLNSHSGNKPFGCSVCGKCFLRKPDLYTHQLSHQDVRPFHCTQCTLSFKRLSYLKSHMRTHSDDSPYKCTYCSKSFKLPVYLRVHERIHTGEKPYSCEQCGKRFHSSGDCTKHQQEHTGEKPYKCSKCDESFSHSCSLKMHQVTHSKDIPFHCEQCGKSFNRLDTLKNHKLIHTNDRQ; from the coding sequence ATGATGTCTGGGATCAAAGATCTCCCATTCGTTCACATCTTTTCTTCTAAGTCTTTGATTTGTGCCTCTAGGGACGAAGAGGTAGATACCGATATGATGCCACATGATCCCGTTCCTTCAACCACTTTCACGCTTTTGGGGGCCAATGAATCTAAAGTGCAACCTCCAGTGCAACCTCCATCATCACTCACAGCTACTCCTAAATCATCGAGGTCCAACCTGTGTCCAAAATGTGGCAagattttccaaaaaaagtCTGACCTCATATCCCACACGAAGATACACGTCCTAGAAAAGCCGTACAAGTGCTCCACCTGTGAAAAGAGTTATGCCGGTAAGAGTGAACTCAACTTACACATGCGACTGCACACGGGTGAGAAGCTTTTCCAGTGCTCGCACTGCAAGAAAAAGTTCTGCAGGATGAATTCTCTAAAGGTCCATTTAAGGACCCACACAGGGGAAAAACCCTTCTCTTGTTCTCATTGTGGGAAATGCTTTTCTCAGAAAAATGTTCTAAAAAATCACGTGCAGTTGCATGAAGGAAATCTGCGCTTTCAGTGCGATCATTGCGAGAAGCTTTTCAACACTTCAGCGGCTATGAGGAGACACAAAATGACCCACACTGGAGAGAAGCCTTTTGTATGCACACAATGTGACAAAAAGTTTACGGCAAAGCCTGATTTGAAAACTCACCTGAATAGCCATTCGGGGAACAAGCCGTTTGGCTGTTCTGTTTGTGGAAAGTGTTTCTTGAGAAAGCCAGATCTTTACACTCATCAGCTCAGTCATCAGGACGTCCGTCCTTTTCATTGCACACAGTGCACACTAAGCTTCAAAAGACTGAGCTACCTGAAATCACACATGAGGACCCACTCCGATGACAGCCCTTACAAGTGCACCTACTGCAGCAAATCCTTCAAGCTTCCCGTCTACCTAAGAGTGCACGAGCgcattcacactggagagaagcCTTACAGCTGTGAGCAGTGTGGGAAAAGGTTCCATTCATCCGGAGACTGTACCAAACACCAGCAGGAACACACTGGGGAAAAACCATACAAGTGCTCAAAATGTGATGAGAGCTTTAGCCACAGTTGCTCTTTAAAGATGCACCAGGTCACGCACTCCAAGGACATACCTTTCCACTGCGAGCAGTGCGGCAAGAGCTTTAACAGACTTGACACTCTGAAGAATCATAAGTTGATCCACACTAATGACAGACAGTGA
- the si:ch211-119o8.6 gene encoding zinc finger protein 271 isoform X1, whose translation METGNSYLLVKTKQMQHSRQSIKTMDEEVDTDMMPHDPVPSTTFTLLGANESKVQPPVQPPSSLTATPKSSRSNLCPKCGKIFQKKSDLISHTKIHVLEKPYKCSTCEKSYAGKSELNLHMRLHTGEKLFQCSHCKKKFCRMNSLKVHLRTHTGEKPFSCSHCGKCFSQKNVLKNHVQLHEGNLRFQCDHCEKLFNTSAAMRRHKMTHTGEKPFVCTQCDKKFTAKPDLKTHLNSHSGNKPFGCSVCGKCFLRKPDLYTHQLSHQDVRPFHCTQCTLSFKRLSYLKSHMRTHSDDSPYKCTYCSKSFKLPVYLRVHERIHTGEKPYSCEQCGKRFHSSGDCTKHQQEHTGEKPYKCSKCDESFSHSCSLKMHQVTHSKDIPFHCEQCGKSFNRLDTLKNHKLIHTNDRQ comes from the exons ATGGAAACTGGAAACTCATATCTTCTTgtgaagacaaaacaaatgcagCATTCAAG GCAGTCgattaaaacaat GGACGAAGAGGTAGATACCGATATGATGCCACATGATCCCGTTCCTTCAACCACTTTCACGCTTTTGGGGGCCAATGAATCTAAAGTGCAACCTCCAGTGCAACCTCCATCATCACTCACAGCTACTCCTAAATCATCGAGGTCCAACCTGTGTCCAAAATGTGGCAagattttccaaaaaaagtCTGACCTCATATCCCACACGAAGATACACGTCCTAGAAAAGCCGTACAAGTGCTCCACCTGTGAAAAGAGTTATGCCGGTAAGAGTGAACTCAACTTACACATGCGACTGCACACGGGTGAGAAGCTTTTCCAGTGCTCGCACTGCAAGAAAAAGTTCTGCAGGATGAATTCTCTAAAGGTCCATTTAAGGACCCACACAGGGGAAAAACCCTTCTCTTGTTCTCATTGTGGGAAATGCTTTTCTCAGAAAAATGTTCTAAAAAATCACGTGCAGTTGCATGAAGGAAATCTGCGCTTTCAGTGCGATCATTGCGAGAAGCTTTTCAACACTTCAGCGGCTATGAGGAGACACAAAATGACCCACACTGGAGAGAAGCCTTTTGTATGCACACAATGTGACAAAAAGTTTACGGCAAAGCCTGATTTGAAAACTCACCTGAATAGCCATTCGGGGAACAAGCCGTTTGGCTGTTCTGTTTGTGGAAAGTGTTTCTTGAGAAAGCCAGATCTTTACACTCATCAGCTCAGTCATCAGGACGTCCGTCCTTTTCATTGCACACAGTGCACACTAAGCTTCAAAAGACTGAGCTACCTGAAATCACACATGAGGACCCACTCCGATGACAGCCCTTACAAGTGCACCTACTGCAGCAAATCCTTCAAGCTTCCCGTCTACCTAAGAGTGCACGAGCgcattcacactggagagaagcCTTACAGCTGTGAGCAGTGTGGGAAAAGGTTCCATTCATCCGGAGACTGTACCAAACACCAGCAGGAACACACTGGGGAAAAACCATACAAGTGCTCAAAATGTGATGAGAGCTTTAGCCACAGTTGCTCTTTAAAGATGCACCAGGTCACGCACTCCAAGGACATACCTTTCCACTGCGAGCAGTGCGGCAAGAGCTTTAACAGACTTGACACTCTGAAGAATCATAAGTTGATCCACACTAATGACAGACAGTGA
- the si:ch211-119o8.6 gene encoding zinc finger protein 271 isoform X3, translating to MNQTEPGVLGVSWQSIKTMDEEVDTDMMPHDPVPSTTFTLLGANESKVQPPVQPPSSLTATPKSSRSNLCPKCGKIFQKKSDLISHTKIHVLEKPYKCSTCEKSYAGKSELNLHMRLHTGEKLFQCSHCKKKFCRMNSLKVHLRTHTGEKPFSCSHCGKCFSQKNVLKNHVQLHEGNLRFQCDHCEKLFNTSAAMRRHKMTHTGEKPFVCTQCDKKFTAKPDLKTHLNSHSGNKPFGCSVCGKCFLRKPDLYTHQLSHQDVRPFHCTQCTLSFKRLSYLKSHMRTHSDDSPYKCTYCSKSFKLPVYLRVHERIHTGEKPYSCEQCGKRFHSSGDCTKHQQEHTGEKPYKCSKCDESFSHSCSLKMHQVTHSKDIPFHCEQCGKSFNRLDTLKNHKLIHTNDRQ from the exons ATGAACCAAACCGAACCAGGAGTGCTGGGAGTGAGTTG GCAGTCgattaaaacaat GGACGAAGAGGTAGATACCGATATGATGCCACATGATCCCGTTCCTTCAACCACTTTCACGCTTTTGGGGGCCAATGAATCTAAAGTGCAACCTCCAGTGCAACCTCCATCATCACTCACAGCTACTCCTAAATCATCGAGGTCCAACCTGTGTCCAAAATGTGGCAagattttccaaaaaaagtCTGACCTCATATCCCACACGAAGATACACGTCCTAGAAAAGCCGTACAAGTGCTCCACCTGTGAAAAGAGTTATGCCGGTAAGAGTGAACTCAACTTACACATGCGACTGCACACGGGTGAGAAGCTTTTCCAGTGCTCGCACTGCAAGAAAAAGTTCTGCAGGATGAATTCTCTAAAGGTCCATTTAAGGACCCACACAGGGGAAAAACCCTTCTCTTGTTCTCATTGTGGGAAATGCTTTTCTCAGAAAAATGTTCTAAAAAATCACGTGCAGTTGCATGAAGGAAATCTGCGCTTTCAGTGCGATCATTGCGAGAAGCTTTTCAACACTTCAGCGGCTATGAGGAGACACAAAATGACCCACACTGGAGAGAAGCCTTTTGTATGCACACAATGTGACAAAAAGTTTACGGCAAAGCCTGATTTGAAAACTCACCTGAATAGCCATTCGGGGAACAAGCCGTTTGGCTGTTCTGTTTGTGGAAAGTGTTTCTTGAGAAAGCCAGATCTTTACACTCATCAGCTCAGTCATCAGGACGTCCGTCCTTTTCATTGCACACAGTGCACACTAAGCTTCAAAAGACTGAGCTACCTGAAATCACACATGAGGACCCACTCCGATGACAGCCCTTACAAGTGCACCTACTGCAGCAAATCCTTCAAGCTTCCCGTCTACCTAAGAGTGCACGAGCgcattcacactggagagaagcCTTACAGCTGTGAGCAGTGTGGGAAAAGGTTCCATTCATCCGGAGACTGTACCAAACACCAGCAGGAACACACTGGGGAAAAACCATACAAGTGCTCAAAATGTGATGAGAGCTTTAGCCACAGTTGCTCTTTAAAGATGCACCAGGTCACGCACTCCAAGGACATACCTTTCCACTGCGAGCAGTGCGGCAAGAGCTTTAACAGACTTGACACTCTGAAGAATCATAAGTTGATCCACACTAATGACAGACAGTGA